A stretch of Aedes aegypti strain LVP_AGWG chromosome 2, AaegL5.0 Primary Assembly, whole genome shotgun sequence DNA encodes these proteins:
- the LOC110676452 gene encoding uncharacterized protein LOC110676452 produces MTPDRLKSVQFLAMTGPLNYKFIYRSPKLSYTDNVFLLSFHDRVWMSIGAVILLATALQLIITHFEPDHPGQLGVSDALLNMIGIASQQEALINPQSVSSRTLNIVMLISLMFLYICFSANIVALIQSPTARVRTLGDLLRWGFQLSAQDSDINRIFMANESNSLRNTIYTTIPKFNGFLPVANGNRTDTQGLAAFHGDTNQIYYRYMIDQFDENEKCKSERRSIFLPPLQGYYTVAKDSPLAEHVKYGLLKLRELDFLQREIAMHYQRKPACIGEKPFRSDFDDRLPFSAFN; encoded by the exons ATGACCCCCGATCGCTTGAAATCCGTCCAATTCCTTGCGATGACCGGACCACTCAACTACAAATTCATCTACAGATCGCCCAAGCTATCCTACACGGATAACGTATTCCTACTATCCTTTCACGATCGCGTTTGGATGTCCATCGGAGCAGTAATTCTGCTAGCAACGGCCCTACAGCTGATCATAACGCACTTCGAGCCAGATCACCCCGGACAGCTCGGAGTCAGCGACGCCTTGTTGAACATGATCGGTATCGCCAGTCAACAGGAGGCGTTGATCAATCCGCAATCGGTTTCATCCCGCACGTTGAACATCGTTATGTTGATCAGCTTGATGTTCCTGTACATTTGTTTTTCGGCTAACATCGTGGCGTTGATTCAGTCGCCGACGGCACGAGTTCGAACGCTGGGTGATTTATTACGGTGGGGATTCCAACTGTCGGCCCAGGATAGTGATATTAATCGGATTTTTATGGCG AACGAGTCCAATTCCCTACGAAACACCATCTACACCACCATTCCGAAATTCAACGGTTTTCTCCCGGTGGCCAACGGAAACCGAACGGATACGCAAGGTCTGGCCGCATTCCACGGCGACACGAACCAAATCTACTACCGCTACATGATCGACCAGTTCGACGAGAACGAAAAGTGCAAATCTGAACGAAGATCAATTTTTCTACCCCCGCTACAAGGATACTACACCGTTGCGAAGGATTCTCCTTTGGCGGAACATGTTAAATATGG ACTATTGAAACTGCGCGAACTGGATTTCTTGCAGAGGGAAATCGCAATGCATTACCAACGCAAACCAGCCTGCATAGGAGAGAAACCTTTTCGTTCCGATTTCGATGATCGATTGCCATTTTCAGCATTCAATTGA